The window CGAGCTGTTGTTGTTGATGATGACCTTGACCGGCAGATCGTACTTCACCGCCGTGACGAAATCGGCCATCAGCATCGAGAAGCCGCCGTCACCGACATAGGCGATCACCTGCCGGTCCGGGTAGGCGATCTGCGCGGCGATGGCATAGGGCAGACCCGGCGCCATGGTGGCGAGGTTGCCGGACAGCGAATGCATCTGGCCGCGCTTCACCGGGATCTGCCGCGCCCACCATGTGGCGATGGTGCCGCTGTCGCACGCGACGATGGCGGTGTCGCTCAGCCGCTTGCCCAGTTTCCACGCCGCCACCTGCGGCTTCATCGGCATGTCCTGGCGGGTGCCGCGTTCCTCCATCAGGCGCATCCATTCGGCCTTGCCGGCCTGCGCCTGCTCCAGGAAGCTGCGGTCCTCGTGCGGCTGCACCCGCTCGGTCAGGATATCCAGCGCCAGCCGGCAATCGCCGACCAGCCCGGCCTCCACCGGGTAGCGCAGCCCGATCCGCGATGCGTCGATGTCGATCTGGATGCCGCGGGCCTGATCCGGCTTCGGGTAGTATTCGATGTAGGGGAAAGTGGAGCCGGCGATCAGCAGCGTGTCGCAGGTCTCCAGCGCGGTCTGCGACGGCTCGGTGCCCAGCAGCCCGACGGAGCCGGTGGTGTAGGGGCTGTCGTCCGGCACCGCCGCCTTGCCCAGCAATGCCTTGACGATCACCGCTCCGGTCTTCTCCGCCAGCCGTTCCAGCTGGTCCGTGGCGTTCAGCGCGCCCTGTCCGGCCAGGATGACGATGCGCTTGCCGGCGTCCATGATCTCCACCGCTCGGCGCATTTCCGCCTCCGACGGCACCGGCAGTTCGGGGGCGAACAGGGCGGTGTTGTGGCCCTTGACGTTGCGCGGCGCCCGCATGTCGTCGCCGGCCGCCTGCTCCTGCAGATCGACCGGGATGGTGATGTGGGCGACGCCGCGGTTTGCCAGCGCGGTGCGGCAGGCGAGCGTCGCGATGTTGCGGACATGGGCGGCGCCCATGATGCGCTGGTTGAAGACCGATACGTCCTGGAAGACCTTGTCCAGTTCCACGTCCTGCTGGGTGTGGGTGCCGACGAGGTCGTGATATTGCAGCCCGGTGATCGCCAGCACCGGCTGGTGGTCCAGCTTGGCGTCGTAGAGGCCGTTCAGCAGATGCAGCCCGCCGGGGCCGGAGGTGGCGAGGCAGACGCCGAGCCTGCCGGTGTACTTGGCATAGCCGCAGGCGGCGAGGGCGGCGGCTTCCTCGTGCCGGACCTGGATGAATCGGATCTCGTCCTTGCGCTGGCGGAACGCCTCGACCAGGCCGTTGATGCCGTCGCCGGGCATGCCGAAGATGGTGTCCACCCCCCAATCCACCAGAACGTCCACCAGGATGTCGGCTGCCGTGCGTGCCATGGGCTTCTCCCTTGCCGGATCGTGTCGCGTCGTATCGAGCCCAGCAACAGGAGGCAGGTGGGGCGGTTCCCTCGGTCCCTCCCTCATTGGCCCCTCATCGGCAGGTGTTGAAGGCGCCCATGTCCAGGTGGAAGTGGTTGCGGTGCGCCTCGTTGTAGTCCGGCCCCAGCACCACGCCGAAGAAGCGGCAGGCGCCGTCGCGCACGTCGCGCAGGAAGGCGGCCTTGCGGCCGTCGCCGTCGCTGACCCAGTCGTTCAGAACGCTGATCCGCGTGCCGTCGGCCAGCACGAAGCCGCCGATGTCGATGGCGTTGGCGCTGGCATGTTCGCTGCGCCGCCCCCCGGCCCGGCCATAGACGTTGCGGCAGGCATAGGTGCCGAGATGCTCGACACGCGCCACCTTCCGGCCGAAATGCTTCTGCGCCGCCGGCTGCAGGGCATGCGCCTCGAACAGGGTCCAGGCGGCGGCCAGCCCACAGGTGGCGATGAAGCCGCTGCTGAAGGTGAGGTCGGAGCGCGACACCCGCACCACCCCCTGCAAGGCGCAATTCTCGTCGGAGGGCCGGTCGGGGACGGGGGTGAAACGCAGGCCCGTGCCGTCGAGCGCCGCCCGGCACTGCTCGGGATCGCGCTTCAGCCGCGCCAGCTTGAATCCGGTCAGCCAGTCCGGCTCCGCCCGCAGGTCGAGCGGAGCCCAGGGGTCGTAGCGGGGCGGCACCACGATCAGCCCGCCCCACACCCCGGCCGCCGCCCCGGCCAGCGCCAGCAGGACCAGCAGCGCCAGCCATCGCAGCAGCCTTGCCGTCATGGGCCGTCTAGCGGTCCAGCAGCCCGTGGCGGCGGTGCCAGTCCTCCAGGGATTCCTCCGGGTACTGGGCGAAGTGGACGTCGTTCGGACCGCTGGGAACCTCCACCCACGGCGCCTTGAAGTCCAGCATGATGTGGACGCGCTCCGGCGGGGTCGGCAGCGGCGTGTCGATGGCCGAGGCGAAGGGGTGGACCAGTTCCGGCCAGGCCGGATCCTCCGCCCACAGCGCGGTGCCGCAGTGCTTGCAGAAATGACGGTGCGACGAGCCGGGATGGGTCTGCCCGGGATGGTCGGGGTCGTCGATGGGCGCGCGCCACGTCTCCACGGCCTCGCGCCCCTCAACCTCCAGCGTGTCGGCATCGCCGCCCAGGTTGATGGCGTAACCGCCGCCGCCGGCGCTCTTGCGGCAGATCGTGCAGTAGCAACGCATGTAGGGCACCGGCGTCGGCGAGTTCAGCGTGAAGCGGACGGCGCCGCAGCGGCAGGAACCGGAAAGCTTCATGACAGGGGTCTCCACGATGGGATGCCCTCTCCTGCCTTTCGCACAAACTTCGTTTGTGCTGATGGCGTCAGGCGGATCAAAGATCCGCTGAGAGCCCCGGGAAAGAGAGGGGACCCACCGAAGGTGGGGAGGGTGAGGGGGAATCCAAGAATCCCGAACCGCATGGATCCTCGGATCACCCCTCACCCTTCCCATGCTGCGCATGGGCTCCTTCCCTCTCCCGGGGCGGGAGAGGGTGCTGATCCGCTCGCCGAGGGAACGCAGCGGAAGGGCGGCTGTTACCCCCTGCAAGCCAAGACGCGCCACCGCACCCCCGTGGCCGGCGGCGCCCCCCTGCCAGCAGTCGGAGCGGTCATGTCCCAGCCAACAGGCCCAGCATCCCAGGGCCATGCCCACACGCAGCCGGCACCGCCGCCGGAAGCATTGGAAGTCACCCTGACCCTCAACGGCAGCCGCAGGACACTGCATGTCGCCCCCTGGACCAGCCTGCTCGACGCGCTGCGCCTGCATCTCGACCTGACCGGCACCAAGAAGGGCTGCGACCATGGGCAGTGCGGCGCCTGCACCGTGCTGGTCGACGGTCGGCGGATCAACTCCTGCCTGACGCTGGCGGTGATGACGGACGGGCGGAGCGTCACCACCATTGAAGGGCTGGCCGGCGGCGACACGCTCCACCCGCTGCAGGAGGCCTTCATCGAGCATGACGCCTTCCAGTGCGGCTATTGCACGCCGGGCCAGATCTGCTCGACCGTCGGCATGCTGGAGGAGGGCCACGCCAGAACCGACGACGACATCCGCGAGTTGATGAGCGGCAATCTGTGCCGCTGCGGCGCCTATCCCAACATCGTCGCGGCGATCCGGCAGGTGATGGACACGCAACCCAAGGACGGAGGCGCGCCGTGAGGGCCTTCTCCTACGACCGTCCCGACAGCGTCGATGCGGCGCTGCGCCGCGTGGCGGGACAGCCGGGCACGACGACCGAGGCCGCGGTGAAGTTCGTCGCCGGCGGCACAAACCTGCTGGACCTGATGAAGGCCGACGTGATGCGGCCGGAGCGGCTGGTCGACATCTCGCGCCTCGGTCTCGACCGCATCGAAGAGACGGCGGACGGCGGGCTGCGGCTCGGCGCGCTCGCCCGCAATTCCGACACCGCCTATGACGAGCGGGTGCGG of the Azospirillum ramasamyi genome contains:
- a CDS encoding thiamine pyrophosphate-dependent enzyme, which codes for MARTAADILVDVLVDWGVDTIFGMPGDGINGLVEAFRQRKDEIRFIQVRHEEAAALAACGYAKYTGRLGVCLATSGPGGLHLLNGLYDAKLDHQPVLAITGLQYHDLVGTHTQQDVELDKVFQDVSVFNQRIMGAAHVRNIATLACRTALANRGVAHITIPVDLQEQAAGDDMRAPRNVKGHNTALFAPELPVPSEAEMRRAVEIMDAGKRIVILAGQGALNATDQLERLAEKTGAVIVKALLGKAAVPDDSPYTTGSVGLLGTEPSQTALETCDTLLIAGSTFPYIEYYPKPDQARGIQIDIDASRIGLRYPVEAGLVGDCRLALDILTERVQPHEDRSFLEQAQAGKAEWMRLMEERGTRQDMPMKPQVAAWKLGKRLSDTAIVACDSGTIATWWARQIPVKRGQMHSLSGNLATMAPGLPYAIAAQIAYPDRQVIAYVGDGGFSMLMADFVTAVKYDLPVKVIINNNSSLGQIKWEQLVMLGNPEYACDLHPIDFAKVAEACGGKGFTIRDPKDCGAILDAALAHPGPVVVDCLVDGNEPPMPPKVKAKQAAHFAEALARGTPDALKIAATVFKGRAREII
- a CDS encoding extensin family protein — translated: MTARLLRWLALLVLLALAGAAAGVWGGLIVVPPRYDPWAPLDLRAEPDWLTGFKLARLKRDPEQCRAALDGTGLRFTPVPDRPSDENCALQGVVRVSRSDLTFSSGFIATCGLAAAWTLFEAHALQPAAQKHFGRKVARVEHLGTYACRNVYGRAGGRRSEHASANAIDIGGFVLADGTRISVLNDWVSDGDGRKAAFLRDVRDGACRFFGVVLGPDYNEAHRNHFHLDMGAFNTCR
- a CDS encoding GFA family protein, which produces MKLSGSCRCGAVRFTLNSPTPVPYMRCYCTICRKSAGGGGYAINLGGDADTLEVEGREAVETWRAPIDDPDHPGQTHPGSSHRHFCKHCGTALWAEDPAWPELVHPFASAIDTPLPTPPERVHIMLDFKAPWVEVPSGPNDVHFAQYPEESLEDWHRRHGLLDR
- a CDS encoding (2Fe-2S)-binding protein: MSQPTGPASQGHAHTQPAPPPEALEVTLTLNGSRRTLHVAPWTSLLDALRLHLDLTGTKKGCDHGQCGACTVLVDGRRINSCLTLAVMTDGRSVTTIEGLAGGDTLHPLQEAFIEHDAFQCGYCTPGQICSTVGMLEEGHARTDDDIRELMSGNLCRCGAYPNIVAAIRQVMDTQPKDGGAP